Proteins found in one Bremerella volcania genomic segment:
- a CDS encoding 5-(carboxyamino)imidazole ribonucleotide synthase has translation MTKTILPGGTLGVLGSGQLGRMFAIAARRMGYRVHVLSPETDTPTGQVADVEITASYDDLDAVARFAEQVDVVTFEFENVPLATVDVVNQKVPVRPAGRVLHTTQHRLREKTFLRDHGFPVANFHAIGEAADLDAVPDQLLPGVLKTAAWGYDGKGQVKVANRDELNTAWKDELKQEAILEQLVPFEKEFSVVAARGMDGYVECFTPIENIHVNHILDVSVSPGRLSEKATAEAMEIAKAVLTELDVVGVLCVEFFLAPGDTLLINELAPRPHNSGHLTIDAHVTCQFEQQIRTICGLPLGSTRQLRPAAMINLLGNVWEPGPPDWAAACSNPDVKLHLYGKHEPRIGRKMGHMTVTAESVDAAIESAYAAKSRLIGK, from the coding sequence GTGACAAAGACCATCCTTCCCGGTGGAACCCTCGGAGTTCTTGGCAGTGGACAACTTGGTCGAATGTTCGCCATTGCCGCACGTCGCATGGGCTACCGCGTTCACGTTCTTTCTCCGGAAACGGACACGCCGACAGGGCAAGTCGCTGACGTAGAGATCACCGCCAGCTATGACGACTTGGACGCAGTTGCCCGCTTCGCCGAGCAGGTCGATGTCGTCACGTTCGAGTTTGAAAACGTTCCCCTGGCAACTGTCGATGTGGTAAACCAGAAGGTGCCCGTCCGACCAGCCGGACGCGTCCTGCATACGACGCAGCATCGACTTCGCGAAAAGACGTTTCTGCGTGACCATGGCTTTCCGGTCGCTAACTTCCACGCCATTGGCGAAGCTGCCGATCTCGATGCGGTTCCCGATCAACTCCTACCAGGCGTACTCAAGACAGCTGCCTGGGGGTACGACGGAAAAGGGCAAGTCAAAGTTGCCAATCGCGACGAACTGAATACCGCATGGAAAGACGAACTCAAGCAGGAAGCTATCCTCGAGCAACTCGTCCCCTTCGAGAAGGAGTTCTCAGTGGTTGCTGCCCGGGGAATGGATGGATACGTCGAGTGCTTTACGCCAATCGAAAACATCCATGTGAATCACATCTTGGATGTCTCGGTCTCACCCGGCCGACTTTCCGAGAAAGCAACGGCCGAGGCGATGGAGATCGCTAAGGCAGTTTTGACCGAGCTAGATGTGGTAGGCGTACTGTGTGTTGAGTTCTTTCTGGCTCCTGGCGATACCTTGCTGATCAACGAGCTTGCCCCACGTCCGCACAACTCAGGCCACCTGACGATTGATGCCCACGTTACCTGTCAGTTCGAGCAACAAATTCGTACGATCTGTGGTCTTCCGTTGGGTTCTACTCGGCAACTGCGACCAGCTGCGATGATCAATCTGCTGGGAAACGTCTGGGAACCAGGTCCACCCGATTGGGCAGCCGCGTGTTCTAATCCAGACGTCAAGTTGCACCTTTATGGCAAGCACGAACCACGAATAGGCCGAAAGATGGGGCACATGACCGTTACGGCGGAATCAGTCGATGCGGCTATTGAGTCTGCCTATGCCGCCAAATCCCGCCTCATAGGCAAGTGA
- the dcd gene encoding dCTP deaminase yields the protein MILSGNEIRKHLGSKIFIEPYDESRLNPNSYNLTLNEELMTYEELILDMRQPHRIRRITIPEEGYVLNPNQLYLARTNEMTETHGFVPMIEGRSSIGRLGLFVHVTAGFGDVGFKGFWTLEMFAVQPIRIYPNVPICQIFYHEITGDITEYVSDKYQNNHGIQPSLLFKELNPGAQPPDESQLAFPFDNS from the coding sequence ATGATTCTTTCCGGTAACGAGATTCGGAAACATCTCGGCAGCAAGATCTTTATCGAGCCTTATGACGAAAGTCGTTTAAATCCCAATAGTTACAATCTGACGCTCAATGAAGAATTGATGACTTACGAGGAACTTATCCTCGATATGCGCCAGCCTCACCGGATCCGGCGAATTACAATACCGGAAGAAGGTTACGTGCTGAATCCAAATCAACTGTATTTGGCGCGGACCAATGAGATGACCGAAACGCACGGTTTTGTCCCCATGATCGAAGGTCGTAGTTCGATCGGGCGACTTGGGCTTTTCGTGCATGTCACCGCCGGCTTTGGCGATGTGGGGTTCAAGGGTTTTTGGACCTTAGAGATGTTCGCCGTTCAGCCGATTCGGATTTATCCGAACGTGCCTATTTGCCAGATCTTCTATCATGAGATCACCGGCGACATTACCGAATACGTCAGTGACAAGTACCAGAACAATCATGGAATTCAGCCCAGCCTGCTGTTCAAGGAATTGAATCCCGGGGCCCAGCCACCGGATGAATCGCAGTTGGCCTTTCCCTTTGATAACTCCTAA
- the nth gene encoding endonuclease III produces the protein MIQDLQERKAQARRVVRQLKKDYAGAECALNYETPFQLLIATILSAQCTDVRVNIVTKELFAKYPDADTMSRAPVKTLENMVKTTGFFRNKAKNIHAASQAIADEFDGEVPQDLATLVALPGVGRKTANVVLGTAFGIPSGIVVDTHVGRLTWRMGLADKGDAVKVERELMEVVPKKEWIDFSHRLIHHGRAVCAARKPKCEGCHFLKFCPQIGVK, from the coding sequence ATGATCCAAGACCTCCAAGAGCGTAAAGCTCAGGCCCGTCGAGTCGTCCGACAGTTGAAAAAGGACTACGCCGGTGCTGAGTGCGCGTTGAATTACGAGACCCCCTTTCAACTGTTGATCGCCACGATTCTATCGGCTCAGTGTACCGATGTGCGGGTCAACATCGTGACGAAGGAGTTGTTTGCCAAGTATCCCGATGCCGACACCATGTCGCGGGCACCGGTTAAGACGTTGGAGAACATGGTCAAGACGACAGGGTTCTTCCGGAACAAGGCCAAGAATATCCACGCCGCATCCCAGGCGATTGCCGACGAGTTCGACGGTGAGGTGCCGCAGGATTTAGCAACCTTGGTTGCCTTGCCGGGCGTCGGTCGCAAAACGGCAAATGTCGTGCTGGGGACCGCGTTCGGAATTCCTTCTGGCATTGTGGTCGATACCCATGTCGGCCGGTTAACCTGGCGGATGGGCCTGGCCGACAAGGGGGACGCAGTCAAGGTCGAACGCGAGCTGATGGAGGTCGTCCCCAAGAAAGAGTGGATCGATTTCTCGCATCGGCTGATCCACCACGGCCGGGCAGTCTGTGCGGCCAGAAAGCCCAAGTGCGAAGGATGCCATTTCCTGAAGTTCTGTCCACAGATTGGCGTAAAGTAA
- a CDS encoding TIM barrel protein: MPQDKTRLSRRDLIKSAVGTSVAGLVMASTVQAAGPSTETKVPAEDFKATGRNIKQSVMAWCFNPMPMETFIPACAKMGLQAMEGLDVNWYPLMKEHGLKVSLCSGHGFKDGPVNPDNHAMCTEKLKGAIDTAVKWNCPSVITFTGMSEKGIGFEQGTKNCVDFWKSVIPYAEENNVQLVLEHLNSRDDSHPMKGHPGYFGDDVDHCLDMIKQVDSPKMKLLFDFYHVQVMNGDVIRRFRQSLPYIGHIHTAGNPGRGELDETQEMNYTAIIKAVAESDYDGYVVQEYIPTWDDKLASLRHGVALCDV, from the coding sequence ATGCCTCAAGACAAAACTCGCCTATCTCGCCGTGATCTGATCAAGTCGGCCGTTGGTACCTCCGTGGCTGGATTGGTCATGGCGTCAACCGTCCAGGCCGCTGGGCCTTCCACGGAAACCAAAGTACCGGCGGAAGACTTCAAAGCAACGGGAAGGAACATCAAACAGTCGGTGATGGCCTGGTGTTTCAATCCGATGCCTATGGAAACCTTCATTCCCGCGTGCGCAAAGATGGGGCTCCAGGCAATGGAAGGTCTGGACGTCAACTGGTACCCACTGATGAAAGAGCACGGCTTGAAGGTTTCGCTGTGCTCCGGACACGGCTTCAAAGATGGTCCGGTCAATCCCGACAATCACGCGATGTGTACCGAGAAACTCAAGGGAGCGATCGATACCGCCGTGAAATGGAACTGCCCTAGCGTGATCACATTCACCGGGATGAGCGAAAAGGGAATCGGATTCGAGCAAGGCACCAAGAACTGCGTCGACTTTTGGAAGTCGGTTATTCCCTACGCCGAAGAAAACAACGTTCAGCTTGTACTCGAGCATCTCAACAGTCGAGATGATTCGCACCCCATGAAGGGGCACCCGGGCTACTTCGGCGACGATGTCGATCATTGCCTGGACATGATCAAACAGGTCGATTCACCCAAGATGAAGCTTCTGTTCGATTTCTACCACGTGCAAGTGATGAATGGCGACGTCATTCGACGTTTTCGCCAAAGCCTGCCCTACATCGGGCACATTCACACGGCTGGCAATCCAGGTCGAGGCGAACTGGATGAAACACAAGAGATGAACTATACCGCCATCATCAAAGCCGTTGCCGAATCGGACTACGATGGCTATGTCGTCCAGGAATACATCCCAACCTGGGACGATAAGCTTGCCTCGCTGCGGCACGGCGTCGCATTGTGCGACGTTTAA